From Streptomyces sp. 6-11-2, one genomic window encodes:
- the trpB gene encoding tryptophan synthase subunit beta, with product MPSEFFIPDPEGQVPSAEGYFGAFGGKFIPEALVAAVDEVAVEYDKAKADPEFARELDDLLAHYTGRPSALTEVPRFAEHAGGARVFLKREDLNHTGSHKINNVLGQALLTKRMGKTRVIAETGAGQHGVATATACALFGLQCTIYMGEIDTERQALNVARMRMLGAEVVAVKSGSRTLKDAINEAFRDWVANVDHTHYLFGTVAGPHPFPAMVRDFHRVIGVEARRQLLERAGRLPDAAVACVGGGSNAIGLFHAFIPDTGVRLIGCEPAGHGIESGEHAATLTAGEPGILHGSRSYVLQDDEGQITEPYSISAGLDYPGIGPEHSYLKDSGRGEYRAITDDAAMQALRLLSRTEGIIPAIESAHALAGALEVGRELGEDGLIVVNLSGRGDKDMDTAARYFGLYDTDAEVAADEADTAEIEGDAK from the coding sequence ATGCCCAGCGAGTTCTTCATTCCCGACCCGGAGGGCCAGGTGCCGAGCGCCGAGGGCTACTTCGGCGCGTTCGGCGGCAAGTTCATCCCGGAGGCGCTCGTCGCCGCCGTGGACGAGGTCGCCGTCGAGTACGACAAGGCCAAGGCCGACCCCGAGTTCGCCCGCGAGCTCGACGACCTGCTCGCCCACTACACCGGCCGCCCCAGCGCCCTCACCGAGGTGCCCCGTTTCGCCGAGCACGCCGGCGGCGCCCGCGTGTTCCTCAAGCGCGAGGACCTCAACCACACCGGCTCCCACAAGATCAACAACGTGCTCGGCCAGGCCCTGCTCACCAAGCGGATGGGCAAGACCCGGGTGATCGCCGAGACCGGCGCAGGACAGCACGGCGTCGCCACCGCCACCGCCTGCGCGCTCTTCGGTCTCCAGTGCACGATCTACATGGGTGAGATCGACACGGAGCGGCAGGCCCTGAACGTGGCCCGGATGCGCATGCTCGGCGCCGAGGTCGTCGCCGTGAAGTCCGGCAGCCGCACCCTGAAGGACGCCATCAACGAGGCGTTCCGCGACTGGGTCGCCAACGTCGACCACACCCACTACCTGTTCGGGACGGTCGCAGGACCGCACCCCTTCCCGGCCATGGTCCGCGACTTCCACCGGGTCATCGGCGTCGAGGCGCGCCGCCAGCTGCTGGAGCGCGCCGGGCGCCTGCCCGACGCGGCCGTCGCCTGTGTCGGCGGCGGTTCCAACGCCATCGGCCTCTTCCACGCCTTCATCCCGGACACCGGCGTCCGCCTCATCGGGTGCGAGCCCGCCGGGCACGGCATCGAGAGCGGCGAGCACGCGGCCACCCTGACCGCGGGCGAGCCCGGCATCCTGCACGGCTCCCGCTCCTACGTCCTCCAGGACGACGAGGGCCAGATCACCGAGCCGTACTCCATCTCCGCCGGCCTCGACTACCCGGGCATCGGCCCCGAGCACTCCTACCTCAAGGACTCCGGCCGCGGCGAGTACCGCGCGATCACCGACGACGCGGCCATGCAGGCGCTGCGCCTGCTGTCGCGGACCGAGGGCATCATCCCGGCGATCGAGAGCGCGCACGCGCTGGCCGGCGCCCTGGAAGTGGGCCGGGAACTGGGCGAGGACGGATTGATCGTGGTCAACCTCTCCGGCCGCGGCGACAAGGACATGGACACCGCCGCCCGCTACTTCGGCCTGTACGACACCGACGCCGAGGTGGCCGCCGACGAAGCCGACACCGCCGAGATCGAGGGGGACGCCAAGTGA
- the trpA gene encoding tryptophan synthase subunit alpha: protein MSGTASTGGQGRLLADTLAAAKAEGRSALIAYLPAGFPTVDGGIEAIKAVFDGGADVVEVGLPHSDPVLDGPVIQTADDIALRGGVRIADVMRTVKEAHAATGKPVLVMTYWNPVDRYGVERFTAELAEAGGAGCILPDLPVQESALWREHAEKHGLATVFVVAPSSRDERLAEITAAGSGFVYAASLMGVTGTRESVGTQAQDLVERTRATGSGLPVCVGLGVSNRAQAAEVAGFADGVIVGSAFVKRMLQAPDPAAGLEAVRALAGELASGVRGQA from the coding sequence GTGAGCGGGACTGCATCGACCGGTGGACAGGGCCGGCTGCTGGCCGACACCCTGGCCGCCGCCAAGGCGGAGGGCCGGTCCGCTCTCATCGCCTACCTGCCGGCCGGGTTCCCGACCGTGGACGGCGGCATCGAGGCGATCAAGGCCGTATTCGACGGCGGCGCCGACGTCGTCGAGGTCGGGCTGCCGCACAGCGACCCGGTCCTGGACGGTCCGGTCATCCAGACCGCGGACGACATCGCGCTGCGCGGCGGCGTCAGGATCGCGGACGTGATGCGGACGGTGAAGGAGGCCCACGCGGCCACCGGCAAGCCGGTGCTCGTCATGACGTACTGGAACCCGGTCGACCGCTACGGCGTCGAGCGGTTCACCGCGGAGCTCGCCGAGGCGGGCGGCGCCGGCTGCATCCTGCCGGACCTGCCGGTCCAGGAGTCGGCCCTGTGGCGGGAGCACGCCGAGAAGCACGGCCTGGCGACGGTGTTCGTCGTCGCGCCCAGCAGCAGGGACGAGCGGCTCGCCGAGATCACCGCGGCCGGCTCCGGATTCGTCTACGCCGCCTCCCTGATGGGTGTCACCGGCACCCGTGAGTCGGTGGGCACGCAGGCCCAGGACCTGGTGGAACGCACCCGGGCCACCGGTAGCGGCCTGCCCGTCTGCGTCGGCCTCGGCGTCTCCAACCGTGCCCAGGCGGCCGAGGTCGCCGGCTTCGCCGACGGCGTGATCGTCGGTTCGGCCTTCGTCAAGCGGATGCTGCAGGCCCCGGACCCGGCGGCCGGCCTCGAGGCCGTCCGCGCCCTCGCGGGCGAGCTGGCGAGCGGGGTGCGCGGGCAGGCCTGA